In one Bacteroides intestinalis DSM 17393 genomic region, the following are encoded:
- a CDS encoding ABC transporter substrate-binding protein, with amino-acid sequence MKKYISLFLCILLLASCSNSGEKRSRVLKVYNWADYIDEEVLTEFPAWYKEQTGEDIRIIYQVFDINEIMLTKIERGQEDFDLVCPSEYIIERMLKKDLLLPINRNFGKTPDYIPNISPYIQKELEKISQPGRHTNDYVVPYMWGTAGILYNKKFKTLEEVSSWGCLWDAVNRGKILMKDSYRDAYGTAIIYAHARQLADSTITVEQLMNDNSPEAIALAEQYLKDMKPNIAGWEADFGKEMMTKNKAWLNLTWSGDAVWAIEEAEAVDVDLDYVVPREGSNIWYDGWAIPKYARNVKAASYFINYLCQPDIALRNMDAIGYVSAVATPEIMEAKIDTTLEQFSDLSYFFGPGADSVQINPIQYPDRKVVERCAMIRDFGDRTELVLEMWSRVKGDNLNTGIVLLIFAVFGILFVWIVWKRISIYKQKKRHHRRRRRIRR; translated from the coding sequence ATGAAGAAATACATATCCCTCTTCCTCTGCATCCTTCTCCTCGCCTCTTGTAGCAACTCCGGTGAGAAGCGCAGCCGTGTACTGAAAGTCTACAACTGGGCAGATTACATTGACGAAGAAGTCCTCACCGAATTCCCTGCCTGGTACAAAGAGCAGACAGGCGAAGACATTCGTATTATTTACCAAGTATTCGATATCAACGAAATCATGCTCACTAAAATTGAGCGCGGACAGGAAGATTTCGACCTTGTATGCCCATCGGAATACATCATCGAACGAATGTTGAAGAAAGATCTCCTCCTCCCTATCAACCGCAATTTTGGGAAGACTCCGGACTATATCCCCAACATCTCCCCGTATATTCAGAAAGAGTTGGAGAAGATCAGCCAGCCCGGTCGCCACACCAATGATTACGTCGTTCCCTACATGTGGGGTACCGCCGGAATACTCTATAACAAGAAGTTCAAGACCCTTGAAGAAGTCAGCTCCTGGGGATGCCTTTGGGATGCCGTCAACCGTGGTAAGATTCTGATGAAAGACAGTTACCGCGATGCCTACGGCACTGCCATCATTTATGCCCATGCCCGGCAACTTGCCGACAGCACCATCACCGTGGAACAACTGATGAACGACAATTCCCCTGAAGCCATTGCCCTTGCAGAGCAATACCTGAAAGATATGAAACCCAACATTGCCGGGTGGGAAGCCGACTTCGGCAAAGAAATGATGACCAAAAACAAAGCATGGCTCAACCTTACCTGGAGTGGCGACGCCGTCTGGGCCATTGAAGAAGCGGAAGCTGTAGACGTAGACCTGGACTATGTAGTTCCCCGCGAAGGCAGCAACATCTGGTACGATGGCTGGGCTATCCCCAAGTATGCCCGTAACGTAAAAGCCGCCAGCTACTTCATCAATTATCTTTGCCAACCGGATATTGCTCTGCGCAATATGGATGCCATCGGCTATGTCAGTGCCGTAGCAACGCCCGAGATTATGGAGGCAAAGATCGACACTACTCTTGAACAATTCTCCGACCTCAGTTATTTCTTCGGTCCCGGTGCAGACAGCGTTCAGATCAACCCGATACAATACCCTGACCGTAAAGTCGTGGAGCGTTGCGCCATGATTCGTGATTTCGGTGACCGCACAGAGCTTGTTCTCGAAATGTGGAGCCGCGTCAAAGGCGATAATCTGAATACGGGTATCGTGCTTCTCATCTTTGCAGTCTTCGGAATACTGTTTGTGTGGATTGTCTGGAAACGGATCAGCATTTATAAGCAGAAGAAACGTCACCACAGACGCAGACGCCGTATACGCAGGTAA
- a CDS encoding ABC transporter permease, which translates to MMTRILAKGYLWFLLALLYSPILIIMIFSFTEAKVLGNWTGFSTKLYSSLFTGGMHHSLMNAIWNTFAIATIAATASTLLGSLAAIGIFNLRSRARQVMNFTNAIPMMNADIITGVSLFLLFVSFGISQGFTTVVLAHITFCTPYVVLSVMPRLKKMNQNVYEAALDLGATPFQALRKVIFPEILPGMISGFILAFTLSIDDFAVTIFTIGNEGLETLSTYIYADARKGGLTPELRPLSTIIFVTVLVLLIVINKRAEHSKKE; encoded by the coding sequence ATGATGACACGTATTCTGGCAAAAGGCTATCTTTGGTTTCTGCTTGCCCTACTCTATTCGCCTATCTTGATTATTATGATCTTCTCTTTCACTGAGGCCAAGGTACTGGGTAACTGGACAGGATTCTCTACCAAGTTATACAGTTCACTATTTACAGGCGGCATGCACCACTCGCTGATGAATGCCATCTGGAACACATTCGCGATTGCTACGATTGCCGCCACAGCATCCACTCTGCTGGGAAGTCTGGCAGCTATCGGCATCTTTAACTTGCGCTCCCGGGCACGTCAGGTGATGAATTTCACCAATGCTATTCCGATGATGAATGCGGATATCATTACCGGTGTATCCTTGTTCCTGCTGTTTGTCAGCTTTGGCATTTCGCAGGGATTTACTACGGTGGTATTGGCACACATCACTTTTTGTACCCCTTATGTGGTGCTTAGCGTGATGCCCCGCCTGAAGAAAATGAATCAGAATGTATACGAAGCAGCCCTCGACCTCGGAGCTACCCCTTTCCAGGCGCTTCGCAAAGTCATCTTCCCGGAAATTCTGCCGGGAATGATCAGCGGTTTCATCCTTGCTTTCACGCTTTCCATTGATGATTTCGCAGTAACGATCTTCACTATCGGAAATGAAGGATTGGAAACGTTGTCGACATACATCTATGCGGACGCACGTAAGGGTGGATTGACTCCTGAACTGCGCCCACTGTCAACAATCATTTTTGTAACGGTGTTAGTATTGCTGATTGTTATTAACAAGAGAGCGGAACATTCTAAGAAAGAATAA
- a CDS encoding ABC transporter permease yields MRRRNWTVPYALFLIIFVVMPLLLIVIYAFTDAEGAFTFANFRKFMMHPEAINTFVYSIGIAVITTLACLLLGYPAAYILSQKRFNTSQTMVVLFILPMWVNILIRTLATVALFDFLNLPLGEGALVFGMVYNFLPFMIYPIYNTLQKMDGSLIEAAQDLGATPVQVFGKVILPLSMPGIMSGVVMVFMPTVSTFAIAELLTMNNIKLFGTTVQENIYNGMWNYGAALSLIMLLLIGVTALFTNEDDSAQNESGGVI; encoded by the coding sequence ATGCGTCGCCGGAACTGGACAGTTCCTTACGCATTGTTCCTCATTATCTTTGTTGTAATGCCCCTGTTGCTCATTGTGATCTATGCCTTCACCGATGCTGAAGGCGCATTCACGTTTGCCAACTTCCGCAAATTCATGATGCATCCCGAAGCCATCAACACATTCGTCTACTCCATCGGAATAGCCGTCATTACTACTCTGGCATGTCTTCTGCTCGGTTATCCGGCTGCTTATATTCTCAGCCAGAAACGCTTCAACACCTCCCAAACCATGGTCGTGCTGTTCATCCTGCCTATGTGGGTGAATATCCTGATACGTACACTTGCCACGGTGGCATTGTTTGATTTCCTCAACCTGCCGCTGGGCGAAGGAGCTTTGGTATTCGGTATGGTCTACAACTTCCTGCCATTCATGATATACCCTATCTACAATACGTTGCAGAAGATGGATGGCAGTCTGATAGAAGCAGCCCAAGACCTGGGAGCTACGCCTGTACAGGTATTCGGTAAAGTGATCCTCCCCCTTTCGATGCCCGGCATCATGAGCGGTGTGGTGATGGTTTTCATGCCCACGGTTTCTACCTTTGCCATTGCCGAGTTGCTGACAATGAACAACATCAAACTGTTCGGTACTACCGTACAAGAAAATATATATAACGGAATGTGGAACTACGGCGCTGCCTTGTCGCTCATCATGCTGTTGCTGATTGGCGTCACCGCCCTCTTTACCAACGAGGACGACAGTGCACAAAATGAAAGCGGAGGTGTGATATGA
- the potA gene encoding polyamine ABC transporter ATP-binding protein, with translation MQKSDCIIGVEHVSKYFGDKAVLNDVNLSVRKGEFVTILGPSGCGKTTLLRLIAGFQTASEGIITIAGKDITQTPPHQRPVNTVFQKYALFPHLNVYNNIAFGLKLKKMPEATIGKKVKQALRMVGMTDYEDRDVDSLSGGQQQRVAIARAIVNEPEVLLLDEPLAALDLKMRKDMQMELKEMHQKLGITFVYVTHDQEEALTLSDTIVVMSEGRIQQIGTPTDIYNEPINSFVADFIGESNILNGLMLQDKAVSFAGHEFECVDKGFGENIPVDVVIRPEDIYIFEPSAAAQLTGTVTSCIFKGVHYEMMVQTNEGYEFMVQDYHSFEAGREVGLLVKPFDIHVMKKERTCNSFEGKLIDATHVEFLGCTFECTEVQDIEPGSSVRVEIDFRNVILEDNEEDGHLTGEVKFILYKGNHYHLTVFTDWDEDIFVDTTDVWDDGDRVGITIAPENIRIVAPAQTTGSIPIVESANKKGSAQ, from the coding sequence ATGCAAAAGTCTGACTGCATCATCGGCGTAGAGCACGTATCGAAATATTTCGGAGACAAAGCCGTACTGAATGATGTAAACCTCTCTGTCCGTAAGGGCGAATTTGTAACGATATTGGGTCCTTCCGGCTGCGGCAAGACTACTTTGTTGCGCCTGATAGCCGGTTTCCAGACCGCCTCGGAAGGTATCATCACCATCGCCGGAAAAGACATCACGCAAACACCGCCACACCAACGTCCGGTGAATACCGTCTTTCAGAAGTATGCTCTTTTCCCCCACCTCAACGTGTACAACAACATCGCTTTCGGACTGAAACTCAAAAAGATGCCCGAAGCCACCATTGGCAAGAAAGTGAAACAAGCCCTCCGCATGGTAGGTATGACGGACTACGAAGACCGTGACGTCGATTCCCTCTCCGGCGGACAGCAACAACGTGTTGCCATCGCCCGTGCCATCGTCAACGAACCCGAAGTGCTGTTACTGGACGAGCCTCTTGCCGCTCTCGACCTCAAAATGCGTAAAGACATGCAGATGGAGTTGAAAGAGATGCACCAGAAACTTGGAATCACCTTCGTCTACGTTACCCACGACCAGGAAGAAGCCCTTACTCTGAGCGACACCATCGTCGTGATGAGCGAAGGCCGTATCCAGCAGATAGGCACCCCGACAGACATTTACAACGAACCCATCAACTCTTTCGTTGCCGATTTCATCGGAGAAAGTAACATCCTGAACGGCCTTATGCTTCAGGACAAAGCAGTATCCTTTGCCGGACACGAATTTGAATGTGTCGACAAGGGCTTTGGAGAGAATATCCCCGTCGATGTAGTCATCCGTCCCGAAGATATCTATATATTCGAGCCTTCCGCTGCTGCCCAACTGACGGGTACTGTCACCTCTTGCATCTTCAAAGGTGTGCATTACGAAATGATGGTACAGACCAATGAGGGCTACGAATTCATGGTGCAGGACTATCACAGTTTCGAAGCCGGACGAGAAGTCGGTCTGCTCGTGAAACCTTTCGACATTCACGTAATGAAGAAAGAACGCACCTGCAACAGCTTCGAAGGCAAGCTCATAGACGCCACGCACGTTGAATTCCTCGGCTGTACCTTTGAGTGTACTGAAGTACAGGACATCGAACCGGGCAGTTCTGTCCGGGTAGAGATAGATTTCCGGAACGTCATCCTCGAAGATAACGAAGAAGACGGCCATCTGACGGGTGAAGTGAAATTCATCCTTTACAAAGGGAATCATTACCATCTCACCGTGTTTACCGATTGGGACGAGGATATCTTTGTAGACACCACTGACGTCTGGGACGACGGCGACCGTGTCGGCATCACCATCGCACCCGAAAATATACGAATTGTTGCACCGGCACAGACCACCGGTTCTATCCCTATTGTCGAATCTGCTAATAAGAAAGGAAGTGCTCAGTAA
- a CDS encoding ATP-binding protein, with amino-acid sequence MGNRIYPIGIQNFEKIRKEGYVYVDKTALMYKLVKSGSYYFLSRPRRFGKSLLISTLEAYFEGKRDLFEGLAVDTLEKDWVKRPVLHLDLNIGKYDTPDSLDKILNETLDYWESLYGTRSAETTLALRFAGVVGRAYEQSGERVAILIDEYDKPLLQAIGNEELQREFRNTLKPFYGVLKTMDGCIKFALLTGVTKFGKVSVFSDLNNLNDISMDEPFISICGITEKEIHLNFEEDLHELAAAQKMTYQEVCNELKVCYDGYHFTENTDGIYNPFSLLNTFFKMKFGNYWFETGTPTYLVELLKRNHYNLERMAHEETDADVLNCIYGDNEPIPVIFQSGYLTIKGYDKRFGLYRLGFPNREVEEGFIRFLMPFYTRFNQLEAPFEIQKFVREIEMGQPNAFFKRLQSFFADTPYELVKDLELHYQNVLFIVFKLVGFYTQAEYHTSEGRVDLVVKTADYIYVMEFKLEGTAEEALQQIEEKQYALPFEADPRKLFKIGVNFSNKTRNIEKWVVE; translated from the coding sequence ATGGGTAACAGAATATATCCCATCGGGATACAGAACTTTGAGAAGATTCGTAAAGAAGGATATGTATATGTGGATAAAACCGCATTGATGTATAAGTTGGTGAAGAGTGGGAGTTACTATTTCCTTTCCCGTCCCCGTCGTTTCGGGAAGAGTTTGCTGATTTCCACGCTCGAAGCCTATTTTGAAGGGAAACGGGACTTATTTGAAGGCTTGGCGGTGGACACTTTGGAAAAAGATTGGGTGAAGCGTCCTGTGTTGCATCTGGACTTGAATATCGGGAAATATGATACGCCGGATAGTCTGGACAAGATACTGAATGAAACGCTTGACTACTGGGAGTCACTTTACGGAACGCGTTCTGCTGAAACGACCCTTGCATTACGCTTTGCAGGAGTTGTGGGACGAGCCTATGAGCAAAGTGGTGAGCGTGTAGCCATTCTCATCGACGAATATGACAAACCCTTGCTCCAAGCTATCGGCAACGAGGAACTGCAACGCGAATTCCGCAACACTCTGAAACCTTTCTATGGCGTACTGAAAACCATGGACGGTTGCATCAAGTTTGCCTTGCTGACGGGAGTGACCAAGTTCGGCAAAGTAAGTGTGTTCAGTGACCTGAACAATCTGAATGACATCTCCATGGACGAGCCGTTCATTTCCATCTGTGGAATCACCGAAAAGGAGATACATCTTAATTTTGAAGAAGACCTGCACGAATTGGCAGCCGCGCAGAAAATGACGTATCAGGAAGTATGCAATGAACTGAAGGTCTGCTATGACGGTTACCACTTTACAGAAAACACGGACGGCATCTATAATCCTTTCAGTTTGCTGAATACATTCTTTAAGATGAAATTCGGTAACTATTGGTTTGAGACCGGAACACCCACTTACCTTGTGGAATTGTTGAAACGCAATCATTACAATTTGGAGCGCATGGCACATGAAGAAACGGATGCTGATGTGCTGAACTGTATTTATGGCGACAACGAACCTATACCAGTTATTTTCCAAAGCGGTTATCTCACGATAAAGGGGTATGACAAACGTTTCGGGCTTTACCGTCTTGGTTTCCCAAACCGGGAAGTAGAAGAGGGCTTTATCAGATTTCTGATGCCGTTTTATACCCGTTTTAACCAGTTAGAAGCACCGTTTGAGATACAAAAATTTGTCCGTGAGATAGAGATGGGCCAACCTAACGCTTTCTTTAAGAGGCTGCAAAGCTTCTTTGCCGACACACCTTATGAATTAGTGAAAGACTTGGAATTACATTATCAGAATGTACTGTTTATCGTCTTCAAACTGGTAGGTTTCTATACACAGGCGGAGTATCACACTTCGGAAGGGCGGGTGGATTTGGTGGTGAAGACTGCTGATTACATTTATGTCATGGAATTCAAGCTGGAAGGTACTGCTGAGGAGGCTTTACAGCAGATAGAAGAAAAGCAGTATGCTCTTCCCTTTGAGGCAGACCCGAGGAAATTATTCAAAATAGGGGTGAACTTCAGTAATAAAACAAGGAATATAGAGAAGTGGGTTGTTGAGTGA
- the asnB gene encoding asparagine synthase B: protein MCGIVGIFNIKSQSQELRNKALRMAQKIRHRGPDWSGIYVGGSAILAHERLSIVDPESGGQPLYSPDGKQILAVNGEIYNHREIRSRYAGKYAFRTGSDCEVILALYKDKGIHFLEELNGIFAFALYDEETDDYLIARDPIGVIPLYIGRDDQGHIYVGSELKALEGFCDAYEPFLPGHYFWGREGKMHRWYQRPWTDYAAVKANDTTARRATQPEINSVKLSLEAAVQRQLMSDVPYGVLLSGGLDSSVISAIAKKYARKRIETDNQSEAWWPQLHSFAVGLHGAPDLVKAREVAEYIGTVHHEINYTIQEGLDALRDVIYFIETYDVTTVRASTPMYLLARVIKSMGIKMVLSGEGADEVFGGYLYFHKAPTPQAFHEETIRKLSKLHLYDCLRANKSLAAWGVEGRVPFLDKEFLDVAMSLSPAVKMCPGKEVEKRIVREAFQDMLPQSVAWRQKEQFSDGVGYNWIDTLKAITSAAVTDHQMEHAAERFPINPPQNKEEYYYRSIFEEHFPSQSAARSVPSVPSVACSTAEALAWDATLQGKNDPSGRAVADVHEAAYTL from the coding sequence ATGTGTGGAATCGTAGGTATCTTCAATATCAAATCTCAATCCCAGGAATTGAGAAATAAGGCGCTTCGAATGGCGCAGAAAATCCGTCATCGCGGACCGGACTGGAGTGGTATTTATGTAGGCGGCAGTGCCATCCTGGCTCACGAACGTCTTTCCATCGTCGATCCGGAAAGTGGCGGACAACCTTTGTACTCTCCGGATGGCAAGCAAATCCTTGCCGTCAACGGTGAGATCTATAATCACCGGGAAATCCGTTCCCGCTACGCCGGCAAATATGCTTTCCGTACAGGATCGGACTGTGAAGTCATCCTCGCATTATATAAGGATAAAGGCATTCATTTCCTTGAAGAATTGAACGGTATCTTTGCCTTTGCCCTTTACGATGAGGAAACAGACGATTACCTGATTGCCCGTGACCCTATCGGGGTAATCCCTCTTTATATCGGTCGTGACGACCAGGGACATATCTACGTCGGTAGCGAACTGAAAGCTCTTGAAGGTTTCTGTGATGCCTACGAGCCTTTTCTACCCGGACATTACTTCTGGGGACGCGAAGGGAAAATGCACCGTTGGTATCAGCGCCCTTGGACCGATTATGCCGCCGTCAAAGCCAATGACACCACCGCCCGCCGGGCTACCCAACCGGAAATCAACAGCGTAAAACTCTCCCTTGAAGCTGCCGTGCAACGTCAGTTAATGTCCGATGTTCCTTACGGTGTTCTGCTCAGTGGTGGGCTCGACTCTTCCGTCATCTCCGCCATTGCCAAGAAGTATGCCCGCAAGCGTATTGAAACCGATAACCAGAGCGAAGCCTGGTGGCCTCAACTCCACTCCTTTGCTGTTGGCCTGCACGGTGCACCGGACTTGGTTAAAGCCCGTGAAGTGGCGGAATACATCGGCACTGTTCACCATGAAATCAATTATACCATTCAGGAAGGGCTCGATGCCTTGCGTGATGTCATCTACTTTATCGAAACATACGACGTTACCACTGTGCGTGCCTCCACACCGATGTACCTGTTGGCACGTGTCATCAAGTCTATGGGCATCAAGATGGTGCTTAGTGGTGAAGGTGCCGATGAGGTTTTCGGGGGTTATCTCTACTTCCACAAAGCCCCCACACCGCAGGCTTTCCACGAAGAAACGATCCGTAAGCTCTCCAAACTGCACTTATACGACTGTCTGCGTGCCAATAAGAGCCTTGCTGCCTGGGGGGTGGAAGGTCGTGTTCCCTTCCTCGATAAAGAGTTTCTGGATGTGGCAATGAGCCTCAGCCCTGCCGTCAAGATGTGTCCGGGTAAAGAAGTAGAGAAACGCATTGTGCGCGAAGCTTTTCAAGATATGCTGCCTCAGAGTGTTGCCTGGCGGCAAAAAGAGCAGTTCTCCGATGGCGTCGGTTACAATTGGATCGATACACTGAAGGCCATTACTTCTGCCGCCGTGACCGACCATCAGATGGAACATGCTGCCGAACGGTTTCCCATCAATCCGCCACAGAATAAGGAGGAATATTACTATCGTAGCATTTTCGAGGAACACTTCCCCAGTCAGTCGGCTGCCCGAAGCGTGCCCAGTGTGCCAAGCGTGGCTTGCTCCACTGCTGAAGCACTCGCCTGGGATGCGACGTTGCAAGGGAAAAATGATCCGAGCGGACGGGCGGTGGCAGATGTGCACGAAGCGGCATACACATTATGA